A single window of Nicotiana sylvestris chromosome 5, ASM39365v2, whole genome shotgun sequence DNA harbors:
- the LOC104248182 gene encoding annexin Gh1-like, whose amino-acid sequence MASLKIPELVPSAAEDSQQLRKAFVGLGTDEARIIEILGHRNAAQRKLIRETYQTTYEKDLLKDLDGEISGDFQRVVHLWTMDPAERDACLANEATKHLPDNNCIIMEIACARPSDDLFKVRQTYHACYKKSLEEDISDHSTEDFRKLLVPLVTAFRYEGDEVNMTLASNEAKILHEKISDNAYSDEELIRILSIRSKTQLNATFNQYNDQFGNAINKDLKSIPKDAYLKLLRSAIKCLTKPEKYFEKVLRLAMKGMGTNEESLTRVVATRAEIDMELIKERYYQRNSMPLDRVISDDTSGGYERMLLALIGHGDL is encoded by the exons ATGGCAAGTCTAAAAATTCCAGAGTTGGTTCCTTCTGCAGCTGAGGATTCTCAACAACTCAGAAAAGCATTTGTAG GATTGGGAACAGATGAAGCGCGTATTATTGAGATCTTGGGTCATAGAAATGCAGCACAACGCAAGTTAATCCGAGAAACTTATCAAACTACTTATGAAAAGGATCTTCTCAAGGACTTAGATGGTGAAATATCAGGTGACTTTCAG CGCGTTGTGCATTTGTGGACTATGGATCCAGCTGAGCGCGATGCATGCTTGGCTAACGAGGCTACCAAACATCTACCTGATAACAACTGCATTATCATGGAAATAGCTTGTGCCAGGCCTTCCGATGATCTCTTTAAAGTTAGACAGACCTACCACGCTTGTTACAAGAAATCGCTTGAGGAAGATATTTCTGATCACTCGACTGAGGATTTTCGTAAG CTTTTGGTTCCTCTTGTAACTGCATTCAGATATGAGGGAGATGAGGTCAACATGACATTGGCAAGTAATGAGGCAAAGATACTACATGAGAAGATCTCTGACAATGCTTATAGTGATGAGGAACTCATCAGAATTCTTTCGATTCGGAGTAAAACACAGCTCAATGCAACATTTAACCAGTACAATGATCAATTTGGCAATGCCATCAATAAG GATCTAAAATCCATTCCTAAGGATGCATACCTGAAATTACTCAGATCAGCAATAAAGTGTTTGACAAAACCTGAGAAgtactttgagaaagttcttcgatTGGCGATGAAGGGGATGGGTACAAATGAAGAGTCTCTTACTAGAGTTGTTGCAACTCGGGCTGAAATCGATATGGAGCTCATTAAAGAAAGATATTACCAGAGGAACAGCATGCCTCTGGACCGTGTGATTTCTGATGACACTTCAGGAGGCTATGAAAGAATGCTTTTGGCATTGATAGGGCATGGAGATCTTTGA